The following proteins are encoded in a genomic region of Acidobacteriota bacterium:
- a CDS encoding DUF2203 domain-containing protein, protein MKLFTISEANELLPTIIPKLKEIKQLYAAINDMRDSSRAAASASEFGGGMEGGAGYVKALYRVGKLTTDLTECGIELKDYTRGLIDFPSMRSQRVVYLCWQIGDADEIEWWHETDAGFAGRQRI, encoded by the coding sequence ATGAAGCTATTTACGATCAGCGAAGCCAATGAACTGCTGCCGACGATCATTCCGAAACTCAAGGAGATCAAACAATTATACGCAGCGATCAACGATATGCGTGATTCATCGCGTGCTGCGGCAAGTGCATCTGAGTTCGGCGGGGGAATGGAGGGCGGTGCCGGATATGTAAAGGCTCTTTACAGAGTCGGAAAGCTCACCACGGATCTGACCGAGTGCGGGATCGAACTGAAAGACTATACGAGAGGCCTGATCGATTTTCCGTCGATGCGCTCACAGCGCGTCGTTTACCTTTGTTGGCAGATCGGTGACGCCGATGAGATCGAATGGTGGCACGAGACCGACG